A single window of Microbacterium croceum DNA harbors:
- a CDS encoding DUF1697 domain-containing protein: protein MSRSVLLLRAVNVSGRNRVPMAELREALATDGVVEDVSTYIASGNIICAHPDDPVAACDRVRKLIAAEFGVDTPVILRRHQALADTLAAHPFADPVEKLLHAMFLEGPPADGAIDTLRERLVPGEEIVLVGDDLWINYGEGGVHSTKLTTAVLDRALGVAGTARNLRTVRKLAELTA, encoded by the coding sequence GTGAGCCGCAGTGTCCTGCTGTTGCGCGCCGTGAATGTCAGCGGGCGCAACCGTGTGCCGATGGCGGAGTTGCGTGAGGCATTGGCCACGGATGGGGTGGTCGAGGACGTGTCGACCTACATCGCGAGTGGGAACATCATCTGCGCGCATCCTGACGACCCGGTGGCGGCCTGCGATCGGGTTCGGAAGCTGATCGCTGCGGAGTTCGGGGTCGACACCCCGGTGATCCTCCGCAGGCATCAGGCCCTGGCGGACACGCTCGCTGCCCATCCCTTCGCCGACCCGGTCGAGAAGCTGCTGCACGCGATGTTCCTCGAGGGCCCACCGGCGGATGGCGCGATCGACACACTGCGCGAGCGGCTCGTGCCGGGGGAGGAGATCGTGCTCGTGGGCGATGATCTCTGGATCAACTACGGCGAGGGCGGGGTGCACTCCACCAAGCTCACCACAGCCGTCCTCGACCGGGCGCTCGGGGTCGCGGGGACGGCGAGGAATCTGCGAACCGTGCGCAAACTCGCCGAACTGACCGCTTAG
- a CDS encoding isochorismatase family protein, with product MSRALLIVDVQNDFTEGGALAVAGGDAVASAITAFLAAHAGDYRVIIASRDWHDPEGDNGGHFADAADFVDTWPAHCVAGTDGAEYDPLLETGAVTHHVRKGQGKPAYSMFEGVTDEDETVGAVLTASGVLDVDVVGIATDHCVRATALDAVAHGVRVRIVTDLIAGVGAESSAAALAELAHAGAELVESAQA from the coding sequence ATGAGCAGAGCACTTCTCATCGTCGACGTCCAGAACGACTTCACCGAAGGCGGCGCGCTGGCTGTTGCCGGCGGCGATGCCGTGGCGTCCGCGATCACCGCGTTCCTCGCCGCGCATGCCGGCGACTATCGCGTGATCATCGCTTCCCGCGACTGGCACGATCCGGAGGGCGACAACGGCGGCCACTTCGCAGATGCCGCGGATTTCGTGGACACGTGGCCTGCGCACTGCGTGGCGGGAACCGACGGAGCGGAGTACGACCCGCTGCTCGAGACCGGTGCGGTGACCCATCACGTGCGCAAGGGGCAGGGAAAGCCCGCCTACTCGATGTTCGAGGGCGTCACCGACGAGGACGAGACGGTGGGTGCCGTGCTGACGGCGTCTGGCGTGCTGGATGTCGACGTCGTGGGCATCGCGACCGATCACTGCGTGCGGGCGACCGCCCTGGATGCCGTGGCGCACGGCGTGCGCGTGCGGATCGTCACAGATCTGATCGCGGGAGTCGGCGCGGAGTCGAGCGCGGCGGCGCTCGCCGAGCTCGCGCATGCCGGGGCGGAGCTGGTCGAGAGCGCACAGGCGTGA
- a CDS encoding alpha/beta hydrolase, which translates to MNNRPTSRFRRAAAIIAGLAAASVALSGCLYAMIPEQADPKPSATNAPDTDGVAADLLPYYSQTLTWTACGTGFDCTDVTAPLDWENPGAGEITLSVVRHQAEGTAIGSLLTNPGGPGASGVDLILNSLDYAVGADLIENYDVIGFDPRGVGSSTAVTCFDAAEMDDYLYGIPTATRGTAEWEAELLDKHKAFAEACEANSDGILPFITTINAARDMDLIRAVLGDTQLNYLGYSYGTFLGATYAQLYPEKAGRLVLDGAIDPSVPGLEVGATQALGFESALRAYMQDCLDSGECPFNGTVDQAMTDLGALLASADRTPLKNGDGRLMGADSMMTGIIAALYSQDSWSYLTQGLDEALQGDPTTMFLLADFYNRREGGTYTDNSSEAFRAYNCMDYPVEDDPDAEAATRAKIAEGAPTIAPYWEGPDSCEVWPYPPTGTRGEIAAAGAGPILVVGTTNDPATPYEWSESLADQLEEGVLITRVGEGHTGYNKGNVCVDDAVEAFLLDDVVPEDGLRCE; encoded by the coding sequence GTGAACAACAGACCGACTTCCCGCTTCCGCCGCGCCGCAGCGATCATCGCAGGGCTCGCCGCGGCATCCGTCGCCCTCTCCGGGTGTCTGTACGCGATGATCCCCGAGCAAGCGGACCCGAAGCCTTCGGCCACCAACGCCCCTGATACCGACGGGGTCGCAGCGGATCTGTTGCCGTACTACTCGCAGACACTGACCTGGACCGCGTGCGGCACCGGGTTCGACTGCACCGACGTCACGGCACCGCTCGACTGGGAGAATCCGGGCGCGGGTGAGATCACGCTCTCGGTGGTTCGCCACCAGGCGGAGGGCACGGCGATCGGTTCACTGTTGACGAACCCGGGGGGACCGGGCGCGAGCGGCGTCGACCTCATCCTCAACAGCCTCGACTATGCGGTCGGCGCCGATCTGATCGAGAACTACGACGTGATCGGCTTCGATCCGCGCGGGGTCGGATCCTCCACCGCGGTGACCTGCTTCGACGCGGCCGAGATGGACGACTACCTCTACGGCATTCCGACCGCAACACGGGGGACGGCCGAGTGGGAGGCCGAACTGCTCGACAAGCACAAGGCGTTCGCAGAGGCTTGCGAGGCCAACAGCGACGGCATCCTGCCGTTCATCACGACGATCAACGCCGCACGCGACATGGATCTCATCCGCGCGGTGCTGGGCGACACGCAGCTCAACTACCTGGGTTACTCATACGGCACGTTCCTCGGTGCGACCTACGCGCAGCTGTACCCGGAGAAGGCCGGCCGCCTGGTGCTCGACGGCGCGATCGACCCGTCCGTGCCCGGCCTCGAGGTCGGCGCGACACAGGCTCTCGGCTTCGAATCCGCGCTGAGGGCGTATATGCAGGATTGTCTCGATTCCGGTGAATGCCCGTTCAACGGCACCGTCGACCAGGCGATGACCGACCTCGGCGCGCTGCTCGCCAGCGCCGACCGCACACCTCTGAAGAACGGCGACGGGCGCCTGATGGGCGCGGACTCGATGATGACCGGAATCATCGCCGCGCTCTACTCGCAGGACAGCTGGAGCTACCTCACCCAGGGTCTCGACGAGGCGCTGCAGGGCGACCCGACGACGATGTTCCTCCTCGCCGACTTCTACAACCGGCGCGAGGGCGGAACGTACACCGACAATTCCTCCGAGGCGTTCCGTGCGTACAACTGCATGGACTATCCGGTCGAGGACGACCCCGATGCCGAAGCGGCGACCAGGGCGAAGATCGCCGAGGGGGCGCCGACCATCGCCCCGTACTGGGAGGGTCCTGACTCCTGCGAGGTGTGGCCCTACCCGCCCACCGGCACGCGCGGTGAGATCGCCGCCGCGGGCGCAGGGCCGATCCTGGTCGTGGGTACCACGAACGATCCGGCGACCCCGTACGAGTGGTCGGAGTCGCTCGCGGACCAGCTCGAGGAAGGCGTGCTCATCACGCGCGTCGGCGAAGGGCACACCGGCTACAACAAGGGCAACGTCTGCGTCGACGACGCCGTGGAGGCGTTCCTGCTCGATGACGTGGTCCCGGAAGACGGCCTGCGCTGCGAGTGA
- a CDS encoding DNA polymerase III subunit delta' codes for MPHTVALPFPWGDVWGQDAAVETLRAAASDPAALSHAWLITGPPGSGRSTLAYAFAAALIADRPDDEAAMRQVLAGTHPDVTALRTDKVIITIAEARALVERSYFAPSAGRYRVIVVEDADRMVERTSNVLLKALEEPPENTVWILCAPSEADLLPTIRSRVRSLRLREPDVADVSRLITLRTGVDEAVAEQAARHAQRHIGMAQRLATDEGARRRRDETLRSVIGVRGVGDAVEVAGRIIQAATEDAKALTAERDAQERASLLRMVGVAEGQAVPPALRSQLSALEDDQKKRATRSLRDGIDRVLTDLQSMYRDVVMLQFGQGDELINRELLPELSALAAAWPETRTLVVLDHLADTRQSLERNVAPLLALESLLVTIASGRTP; via the coding sequence ATGCCCCACACCGTCGCGCTCCCTTTTCCCTGGGGCGATGTCTGGGGACAGGACGCGGCCGTCGAGACGCTGCGCGCGGCAGCATCCGATCCCGCAGCGCTGTCACACGCGTGGCTGATCACGGGCCCTCCCGGTTCCGGGCGTTCGACCCTCGCCTACGCCTTCGCCGCTGCGCTCATCGCGGACCGACCCGACGACGAGGCGGCGATGCGCCAGGTGCTCGCCGGCACGCATCCCGACGTCACGGCACTGCGCACCGACAAGGTGATCATCACGATCGCCGAGGCCCGCGCCCTCGTCGAGCGCTCCTACTTCGCTCCCTCGGCCGGGCGCTATCGCGTGATCGTGGTGGAAGACGCCGACCGCATGGTCGAGCGCACGTCGAATGTCCTGTTGAAGGCTCTCGAGGAGCCGCCGGAGAACACGGTGTGGATCCTATGTGCGCCGAGCGAGGCCGATCTGCTGCCCACCATCCGCTCCCGCGTGCGGTCGCTGCGGCTGCGCGAACCCGATGTGGCCGACGTCTCTCGGCTGATCACCCTGCGCACCGGAGTCGATGAGGCCGTCGCGGAACAGGCCGCCCGGCACGCACAGCGGCACATCGGCATGGCCCAGCGCCTCGCCACGGACGAGGGTGCGCGTCGACGCCGGGATGAGACGCTGCGCTCCGTGATCGGGGTCCGTGGTGTCGGAGACGCCGTGGAGGTGGCCGGTCGCATCATCCAGGCAGCCACCGAAGACGCGAAGGCGCTCACGGCGGAGCGCGACGCGCAGGAACGCGCGTCCTTGCTGCGCATGGTCGGCGTCGCCGAAGGGCAGGCGGTCCCCCCCGCGCTGCGCTCTCAGCTCTCGGCGCTCGAAGACGATCAGAAGAAGCGTGCGACGCGCAGCCTGCGCGATGGCATCGATCGCGTGCTGACCGATCTGCAGTCGATGTACCGCGACGTCGTGATGCTGCAGTTCGGGCAGGGTGACGAGCTGATCAACCGCGAGCTGCTGCCGGAGCTGAGTGCCCTGGCGGCGGCCTGGCCCGAGACCCGTACTCTTGTCGTACTTGACCACCTTGCCGACACGCGGCAGTCGCTGGAGCGCAACGTCGCCCCGCTGCTGGCCCTGGAGAGCTTGCTCGTGACCATCGCGAGCGGGAGGACACCGTGA
- the tmk gene encoding dTMP kinase, whose product MTSGRGVWITLEGGDGSGKTTQSNLLADWLSEEGCTVVRTREPGGSEVGQLIRDIVLHHRGDIAPRAEALLYAADRAHHVATVVRPALARGEVVLQDRYLDSSVAYQGAGRVLDATEIRDLSLWAAEGALPDLTVLLDLDPAAARARLDSADKPFDRLEAEKAEFHGRVRDAYLALAAAEPERFLVLDAAASTDEIAALVRARVAELLSSH is encoded by the coding sequence GTGACCTCAGGTCGCGGTGTGTGGATCACTCTCGAAGGCGGAGACGGCTCGGGCAAGACCACGCAGTCGAACCTGTTGGCCGACTGGCTGAGCGAAGAGGGGTGCACGGTCGTGCGCACGCGCGAACCCGGTGGATCCGAGGTCGGTCAGCTGATCCGCGACATCGTGTTGCACCACCGCGGCGACATCGCTCCCCGCGCCGAAGCACTGCTGTATGCGGCCGACCGAGCACATCATGTCGCCACGGTCGTCCGACCGGCGCTGGCACGGGGTGAGGTGGTGCTGCAAGACCGCTACCTCGACTCCTCCGTCGCGTACCAAGGGGCCGGGCGTGTGCTCGATGCCACCGAGATCCGCGACCTGTCGCTGTGGGCCGCTGAAGGTGCGCTGCCCGACCTCACGGTGCTCCTCGACCTGGACCCAGCGGCCGCTCGTGCCCGGCTGGACTCGGCCGACAAGCCGTTCGACCGCCTGGAAGCGGAGAAGGCGGAGTTCCACGGACGCGTCCGTGACGCCTATCTCGCGCTCGCGGCCGCAGAACCCGAGCGGTTCCTGGTGCTCGACGCTGCGGCTTCCACGGACGAGATCGCGGCACTCGTACGCGCCAGGGTCGCGGAGTTGCTCTCCTCGCACTGA
- the topA gene encoding type I DNA topoisomerase has protein sequence MAEGKKLVIVESPTKMRSIQGYLGDGYEVLSSVGHIRDLADKKDIPAADKQAYGKYSIDIDNGFDPYYVVSDRKTKTVAELKRALKTADELLLATDEDREGEAIAWHLLETLKPKVPVKRMVFHEITKDAIQAAVGNTRELDHDLVDAQETRRILDRLYGWDVSPVLWYKVKTGISAGRVQSAATRLIVDRERERMAFTSAEYWDVDAAAAATGTSFKIRLVRVDGGQLARGTDFDDSGKLKKAVVILDETQATALAQAIDAVGAGTVTKVEAKPGTRSPYAPFTTSTMQQEAGRKLSMGAKQAMGVAQRLYEKGYITYMRTDSTSLSTQAVQAARSQAVALYGDSAVPLKPRVYKSKSKNAQEAHEAIRPSGDNFRTPASLASELDRDEQRLYDLIWKRTVASQMSDAKYETTTVTIAVDAAGRKAEFTASGTVYTFKGFLEAYEEGRDEKRGDADAAENQSLPAVSVGDELSVKDAEAKGHRTTPKPRYTEASLVKVLEEKGIGRPSTFASIPETILDRGYAVKRGQALVPTWLAFSVVRLLEEHFAELVDYDFTAALEDDLDTIARGEQNRVEWLKSFYFGSDSHVGLRQVVDNLGEIDARALNSTPITDTATLRFGKYGPYLEVADPENPEAKPRIVNVPEDLAPDELTAEKAQELIDAPVAGDRVLGENPENGKIIVVKDGRFGPYVQENDPVSEDAAVDESTGEVVEAPKPKRGAKKETAPKPRTASLFRSMSVDTLELDTALQLLSLPRVVGTDPESGEEITAQNGRFGPYLKKGTDSRSLESESQIFDVTLEQALEIYAQPKYGARRASSALAEFDSDPVSGKPIRIRDGRFGAYVTDSETNVTIPRGQKVEDITFEIAVQMLADKRAKGPAPKRGAAKKAPAKKAPAKKAPAKKAPAKKAPAKKATAKKATATKAPADAAKSAARSAAAKKAAATRAANAAKREAEAAGAKADS, from the coding sequence TTGGCTGAAGGCAAGAAGCTCGTCATCGTCGAGTCCCCGACGAAGATGCGGTCTATTCAGGGATACCTCGGCGACGGCTACGAGGTGCTCAGCTCGGTCGGCCATATCCGCGACCTCGCCGACAAGAAGGACATCCCGGCTGCCGATAAGCAGGCGTACGGGAAGTACTCGATCGACATCGACAACGGCTTCGACCCGTACTACGTCGTGTCCGACCGCAAGACGAAGACCGTCGCCGAGCTCAAGCGTGCGCTCAAGACCGCCGACGAGCTCCTGCTCGCCACTGATGAGGACCGCGAAGGCGAGGCGATCGCCTGGCACCTGCTCGAGACCCTGAAGCCGAAGGTCCCGGTCAAGCGCATGGTCTTCCATGAGATCACCAAGGACGCGATCCAGGCGGCCGTCGGCAACACCCGTGAGCTCGACCACGACCTGGTCGATGCGCAGGAGACCCGCCGCATCCTCGACCGTCTCTACGGCTGGGACGTGTCGCCGGTCCTCTGGTACAAGGTCAAGACCGGTATCTCCGCCGGACGCGTGCAGTCCGCTGCGACCCGTCTGATCGTCGACCGTGAGCGCGAACGCATGGCGTTCACCTCCGCCGAGTACTGGGACGTCGACGCCGCTGCCGCGGCGACCGGCACCTCGTTCAAGATCCGCCTCGTCCGAGTCGACGGCGGACAGCTCGCCCGCGGCACGGACTTCGACGACAGCGGAAAGCTCAAGAAGGCCGTCGTCATCCTCGATGAGACCCAGGCCACCGCGCTCGCGCAGGCGATCGACGCCGTCGGTGCGGGTACGGTCACCAAGGTCGAGGCCAAGCCGGGCACACGCAGCCCGTACGCGCCGTTCACCACCTCCACGATGCAGCAGGAGGCCGGTCGCAAGCTCTCGATGGGGGCGAAGCAGGCCATGGGCGTGGCCCAGCGCCTGTATGAAAAGGGCTACATCACCTATATGCGTACCGACTCGACGTCGCTGAGCACCCAGGCGGTGCAGGCGGCACGGAGCCAGGCGGTGGCGCTCTACGGCGACAGTGCCGTGCCGCTCAAGCCGCGTGTGTACAAGTCGAAGAGCAAGAACGCGCAGGAGGCCCACGAGGCGATCCGCCCTTCGGGCGACAACTTCCGCACTCCCGCGTCGCTGGCGTCCGAGCTGGACCGCGATGAGCAGCGTCTCTACGACCTCATCTGGAAGCGAACGGTCGCCAGCCAGATGTCCGATGCGAAGTACGAGACCACCACGGTCACGATCGCCGTGGATGCGGCGGGTCGTAAGGCCGAGTTCACGGCCTCGGGAACGGTCTACACGTTCAAGGGCTTCCTGGAGGCCTACGAAGAGGGCCGCGACGAGAAGCGCGGCGACGCGGATGCCGCCGAGAACCAGTCGCTCCCTGCCGTCAGCGTGGGTGACGAGCTCTCCGTCAAGGACGCCGAGGCCAAGGGGCATCGGACGACGCCGAAGCCGCGCTACACCGAGGCATCGCTCGTGAAGGTCCTCGAGGAGAAGGGCATCGGACGACCGTCGACGTTCGCGTCGATCCCCGAGACGATCCTCGACCGCGGGTACGCGGTCAAGCGCGGGCAGGCGCTCGTGCCGACATGGCTCGCGTTCAGCGTGGTGCGTCTGCTCGAGGAGCACTTCGCCGAGCTCGTGGACTACGACTTCACGGCTGCTCTCGAAGACGACCTCGACACCATCGCCCGCGGCGAGCAGAACCGCGTCGAATGGCTGAAGTCCTTCTACTTCGGTTCTGACTCGCACGTGGGTCTGCGCCAGGTGGTCGACAACCTCGGCGAGATCGACGCGCGCGCTCTCAACTCGACGCCGATCACCGACACGGCGACCCTGCGGTTCGGCAAGTACGGGCCGTACCTGGAGGTCGCGGATCCCGAGAACCCCGAGGCCAAACCGCGCATCGTCAACGTCCCCGAGGACCTCGCGCCCGATGAGCTCACCGCGGAGAAGGCGCAGGAGCTCATCGATGCTCCGGTCGCCGGAGACCGCGTGCTGGGGGAGAACCCCGAGAACGGCAAGATCATCGTCGTGAAGGACGGCCGCTTCGGCCCCTACGTGCAAGAGAACGACCCGGTGTCCGAAGACGCCGCAGTCGACGAGAGCACAGGAGAGGTCGTCGAGGCGCCCAAGCCGAAGCGCGGCGCGAAGAAGGAGACGGCTCCCAAGCCTCGCACTGCGTCGCTGTTCCGCTCGATGTCGGTCGACACTCTCGAGCTCGACACCGCTCTGCAGCTGCTGAGCCTGCCTCGCGTCGTCGGAACCGACCCGGAGTCGGGCGAGGAGATCACTGCGCAGAACGGCCGTTTCGGTCCCTACCTGAAGAAGGGCACCGACTCCCGTTCGCTCGAGAGTGAGTCGCAGATCTTCGACGTGACCCTGGAACAGGCGCTCGAGATCTACGCGCAACCGAAGTATGGCGCGCGCCGGGCATCGAGCGCGCTCGCCGAATTCGACTCCGATCCGGTCAGTGGCAAGCCGATCCGCATCCGTGACGGTCGCTTCGGCGCGTACGTCACCGACAGTGAGACGAACGTGACCATCCCGCGCGGGCAGAAGGTCGAGGACATCACGTTCGAGATCGCCGTGCAGATGCTCGCCGACAAGCGCGCCAAGGGTCCCGCGCCCAAGCGCGGTGCAGCCAAGAAGGCGCCGGCCAAGAAGGCGCCGGCCAAGAAGGCGCCGGCCAAGAAGGCGCCGGCCAAGAAGGCGCCCGCCAAGAAGGCGACGGCGAAGAAGGCGACGGCCACGAAGGCTCCGGCCGATGCGGCGAAGTCGGCGGCGCGGTCTGCGGCGGCGAAGAAGGCTGCGGCGACGCGTGCGGCCAACGCGGCCAAGCGTGAAGCCGAGGCTGCGGGCGCGAAGGCGGACTCGTGA
- a CDS encoding helicase → MAGSAVAAGLLGAVAALTLGLAVVGGAAVTAQRAAGAADAAALAAADAASGAVPVAEEPCAVAARVASAAGATVTRCAITGFVATVEVQAAYAGLAAVSRARAGPPEGN, encoded by the coding sequence ATGGCGGGGTCTGCCGTCGCCGCGGGTCTGCTCGGGGCGGTCGCGGCTCTCACCCTCGGCCTCGCCGTCGTCGGGGGAGCCGCGGTCACCGCGCAACGTGCAGCCGGTGCGGCCGACGCCGCGGCGCTCGCCGCTGCAGACGCGGCCAGCGGCGCGGTGCCGGTTGCAGAAGAGCCGTGCGCGGTCGCGGCGCGCGTCGCTTCGGCGGCCGGTGCGACGGTGACGCGGTGTGCGATCACAGGCTTCGTGGCGACCGTGGAGGTGCAGGCGGCGTACGCTGGACTCGCTGCCGTGTCCCGAGCCCGCGCTGGGCCACCCGAGGGGAACTGA
- a CDS encoding TadE family type IV pilus minor pilin: MKRARRERPTTALRHEAERGSVAAELAVALPVVVLTLALGAGALGAAARQVALQDAAADAARMLGRGESDDAAARIVSGAVPGAGLSSSRGDELVCATTSADAEIGGVIRLPLMARSCALDGGG; the protein is encoded by the coding sequence ATGAAACGCGCGCGGCGCGAACGGCCCACCACGGCACTGCGGCACGAGGCGGAGCGCGGTTCCGTGGCTGCCGAGCTTGCCGTCGCCCTTCCCGTCGTCGTGCTCACCCTCGCTCTCGGTGCCGGAGCTCTCGGGGCGGCGGCACGGCAGGTGGCGTTACAGGATGCGGCGGCCGATGCCGCGCGGATGCTCGGCCGCGGTGAGAGTGACGACGCAGCAGCGCGGATCGTCAGCGGCGCGGTGCCGGGCGCAGGGCTGTCGTCGTCGCGAGGTGACGAGCTGGTCTGTGCCACGACGAGCGCCGATGCCGAGATCGGAGGGGTGATCCGGCTGCCGCTGATGGCCAGGAGCTGCGCGCTCGACGGGGGTGGCTGA
- a CDS encoding DUF4244 domain-containing protein has translation MIALPRLDRRRAAALFADDSGAATAEYAITTMAAVAFAGLLVVIMRSDEVRGILTDLVRRALTVS, from the coding sequence ATGATCGCTCTTCCGAGATTGGACCGGCGACGTGCTGCTGCGCTGTTCGCAGACGACAGCGGTGCGGCGACCGCAGAGTACGCCATCACGACGATGGCCGCCGTGGCCTTCGCCGGCTTGCTGGTGGTCATCATGCGTTCGGACGAGGTGCGGGGGATCCTCACCGATCTCGTTCGCCGGGCCCTCACCGTATCGTGA
- a CDS encoding type II secretion system F family protein, producing MVTRIRRASSAPRSDATAVDAATSVQTLAVLLQAGAVPLVAWRHLADTGDVHAQAVVARLDAGMPLLAAIEAEGGSWVDLAAAWEIATTVGAPLAEVLRMIAETLRDAASAADDVRIALAEPAGTARLLLWMPLAGLLLGFALGFDTVGVIVRNPLAAASVLLGLCLVGVARLWTRRLLRRARPRPGTPGMRAELVAIAVSGGASIDRALHLVAASPVSGDDPERRIRSVLDLSRAAGVPAAELLRASAAQERHASRVQGRLRAARLSTRLLLPLGVCTLPAFLLLGVAPLLLSVLGSTPLPL from the coding sequence GTGGTGACCAGGATCCGGCGGGCGTCCTCGGCGCCGCGGAGCGACGCGACGGCTGTCGATGCGGCGACGTCGGTGCAGACGCTCGCGGTCCTCCTGCAGGCTGGTGCCGTTCCCCTCGTCGCCTGGCGGCACCTCGCCGACACCGGCGACGTGCACGCCCAGGCCGTGGTCGCGCGTCTCGACGCCGGTATGCCGCTGCTCGCGGCGATCGAGGCCGAAGGTGGATCGTGGGTCGACCTCGCTGCCGCGTGGGAGATCGCCACCACCGTCGGCGCGCCGCTTGCCGAGGTGCTGCGCATGATCGCCGAGACCCTGCGGGATGCGGCCTCCGCCGCTGATGACGTGCGCATCGCCCTCGCCGAACCCGCGGGGACGGCGAGACTGCTGCTGTGGATGCCCCTCGCCGGTCTCCTGCTGGGATTCGCGCTCGGGTTCGATACGGTCGGTGTCATCGTGCGCAATCCGCTGGCGGCGGCGAGCGTGCTCCTCGGTCTCTGTCTGGTCGGCGTCGCGCGGCTGTGGACCCGTCGACTGCTCAGACGCGCCCGCCCGCGCCCGGGAACTCCGGGGATGCGGGCCGAGCTCGTGGCCATCGCGGTCTCCGGCGGTGCCTCGATCGACCGCGCCCTGCACCTGGTCGCGGCGAGCCCCGTCTCCGGGGATGATCCTGAGCGCCGGATTCGCTCGGTCCTCGATCTCTCTCGCGCCGCCGGCGTCCCGGCTGCAGAACTGCTCCGCGCCTCCGCCGCGCAGGAGCGCCATGCGTCACGGGTGCAGGGCCGGCTGCGTGCCGCGCGCCTGTCGACGCGACTGCTTCTTCCCCTCGGCGTGTGCACTCTGCCTGCCTTCCTCCTGCTCGGCGTCGCCCCGTTGCTGCTCAGCGTCCTCGGCTCGACACCGCTTCCCTTGTGA
- a CDS encoding TadA family conjugal transfer-associated ATPase, with protein sequence MADSFVIQPRHGGAEFDADPRGCASASRVDEEFGPLAPYCADEAVTDIFVNGARGLFVDRGRGAEPVVGWSASEREVRDLAVALVGLGGRHLDDQAACVDVRLASGIRVHAVLAPIATAGTALSIRVPRVHAADLDALAARGAVDERQQRWLRGLVESRANILITGGTGTGKTTLLSALLSEAPPGERIVTIEDVAELRPRHPHHVALEARQANLEGAGEISLARLVRESLRMRPDRLVVGECRGEEVRELLSALNTGHDGGAGTLHASGLRDVPARLEALGALAGMDATALARQVVSAFTIVLHLERAPDGVRRIAQAGVFELRGDRLDIEEVRPW encoded by the coding sequence ATGGCCGATTCCTTCGTCATCCAGCCCCGACACGGGGGCGCCGAATTCGATGCAGATCCGCGCGGGTGCGCATCTGCATCGCGAGTGGACGAGGAGTTCGGGCCGCTCGCCCCGTACTGTGCCGACGAGGCGGTCACCGACATCTTCGTCAACGGAGCCCGCGGTCTGTTCGTCGATAGAGGCAGGGGCGCTGAGCCCGTCGTCGGTTGGAGCGCCTCGGAACGCGAGGTGCGTGATCTCGCCGTGGCCCTCGTCGGGCTCGGCGGAAGGCACCTTGACGATCAGGCTGCCTGCGTCGACGTGCGCCTCGCCTCCGGCATCCGGGTGCACGCGGTGCTGGCGCCTATCGCCACAGCGGGCACGGCGTTGTCGATTCGGGTCCCGCGCGTGCACGCCGCCGACCTCGATGCGCTCGCCGCCAGGGGAGCAGTCGATGAACGTCAGCAGCGCTGGCTGCGGGGGCTCGTCGAGAGCAGAGCGAACATCCTCATCACGGGTGGGACGGGCACGGGCAAGACGACGCTGCTCTCCGCCCTGCTCTCGGAAGCGCCACCCGGCGAACGCATCGTGACGATCGAGGACGTCGCCGAGCTCCGTCCGCGACATCCGCATCATGTGGCGCTCGAGGCGCGACAGGCGAATCTCGAGGGTGCGGGGGAGATCAGCCTCGCCCGGCTCGTGCGGGAGTCGCTGAGGATGCGCCCGGATCGGCTGGTCGTGGGCGAATGCAGAGGAGAAGAGGTGCGAGAGCTCCTGAGCGCTCTCAACACCGGGCACGACGGGGGAGCGGGAACGCTCCACGCGAGCGGTCTTCGCGACGTGCCCGCGCGGCTCGAAGCGCTCGGAGCGCTCGCGGGGATGGATGCCACCGCGCTCGCGCGTCAGGTCGTCAGCGCGTTCACGATCGTGCTGCACCTCGAGCGGGCGCCCGATGGTGTGCGTCGGATCGCCCAGGCCGGCGTCTTCGAGCTGAGGGGCGACCGCTTGGACATCGAGGAGGTGCGGCCGTGGTGA